Proteins encoded together in one Acanthochromis polyacanthus isolate Apoly-LR-REF ecotype Palm Island chromosome 12, KAUST_Apoly_ChrSc, whole genome shotgun sequence window:
- the si:ch73-139j3.4 gene encoding tetraspanin-19, with protein MKLEVQIELLKFCCAVFNILFLVLGLIIAGCGVWILFDSGSFLKILTSEGSEDLRVVAAGLLVIGGVVVTVSVIGCVGVNKQNRFLLLVYIGFLIVVVLGQMYITVLLLLNRDKIERSLTAAVDRVIFEYGNSSRVDTLLDNVQHYGNCCGMSNSSDWLKNSYIQSLNLSSPDVLPCSCFSSFPASLSSPWCSELLNFPEPLFGRGNGTFSKGCRDKLTDWLQENAVTIIVIDLSLILIQILQFTVVVFLYRAFGKKAALKRSSLLVDHTPNDDLDYGEENYACAEPDGGYVDINNTNFVGPNHPAYTPDDSYQTYSEPAYRY; from the exons ATGAAGCTGGAGGTGCAGATCGAGCTGCTGAAGTTCTGCTGTGCAGTTTTTAACATCCTCTTCCTG GTTCTGGGTCTGATTATAGCCGGATGTGGAGTCTGGATCCTGTTTGACAGTGGAAGCTTCCTGAAAATCCTCACTTCTG AGGGATCAGAGGACTTGCGTGTGGTGGCGGCGGGCCTGCTGGTGATTGGTGGAGTGGTGGTGACAGTCAGTGTCATTGGATGTGTTGGAGTTAACAAACAGAAcagattcctgctgctggtg TACATCGGCTTCCTCATCGTCGTGGTCCTGGGTCAGATGTACATCACAGTGCTGCTGCTCCTTAACAGAGATAAG ATTGAACGGAGTCTGACTGCAGCCGTGGATCGGGTCATCTTTGAGTATGGAAACAGCAGCCGTGTCGACACACTGCTGGACAACGTGCAGCACTAT GGGAACTGCTGTGGGATGAGTAATTCCAGTGATTGGCTAAAGAACTCCTACATCCAGAGTCTGAACCTGTCGAGTCCAGACGTGCTTCCATGTTcctgtttcagctcatttccCGCCAGCTTAAGCTCACCCTGGTGCTCCGAGCTCCTCAACTTCCCCGAGCCGCTGTTTGGACGAGGAAATGGCACTTTCAGTAAG GGTTGCAGAGACAAGCTCACTGATTGGCTGCAGGAGAACGCAGTGACCATCATTGTTATAGACCTCAGCCTCATCTTGATTCAG ATTCTTCAGTTCACTGTCGTTGTGTTCCTGTATCGCGCATTTGGTAAAAAAGCGGCTCTGAAAAGATCCAGTTTGCTGGTTGACCACACCCCTAACGATGACCTGGACTATGGAGAGGAGAACTATGCCTGCGCAGAGCCTGATGGTGGTTACGTAGACATCAACAACACAAACTTTGTAGGTCCCAACCACCCAGCCTACACTCCTGATGACTCCTACCAGACATACAGTGAACCGGCTTATCGCTACTAG
- the hjv gene encoding LOW QUALITY PROTEIN: hemojuvelin (The sequence of the model RefSeq protein was modified relative to this genomic sequence to represent the inferred CDS: inserted 1 base in 1 codon): MELRATTHHPVLPWQHCIRLTLLLVQLTLPEVRASCHILKCNSDFVAATLDLGSSSSSGAAPAGGAALSREAVNAGYCSALRSYDMCTKRMARACRGDLAYHSAVQGIEDLLIQHRCPRAGPTAQPRPPPQGTLSGDTCLYDRSFFGREGRTPEYMHCGVFGDPHIRTFTNEFQTCAVQGAWPLIDNEYLYVQATSSPVRXGTHATVLTKITIIFKNWRQCIDQQLYQAELDNVPAAFADGSVWSGERRGHRSLTVRTQSPGRHAEIRAAHIGTLLVVRQSGRSLGLSVRSPRGVVEAFGPEQDLQLCMWGCPISQRLNTLRPPPPDSLTSAAIGAEAHCAALLPARDVYYQACVFDLITSGDLNSSTAAISALQDARNMISDREGVHLLPVASAGQARPNVTLLLLLLGMLGTLSCIN; encoded by the exons ATGGAGCTTCGGGCTACCACACACCATcctgtgttaccatggcaacactGCATACGCCTGACTCTGTTGCTGGTCCAGCTGACTTTACCTGAAG TCAGAGCCTCTTGTCATATCCTGAAGTGTAACTCTGACTTTGTGGCTGCAACACTGGACctgggcagcagcagcagcagcggtgcAGCACCAGCAGGGGGAGCAGCTCTCAGCAGGGAGGCGGTAAACGCTGGCTACTGCAGCGCACTGCGCTCCTACGATATGTGCACCAAGAGGATGGCCCGGGCATGTCGCGGTGACCTCGCATACCACTCTGCGGTTCAGGGTATCGAGGACCTGCTGATCCAACACCGGTGCCCGCGAGCGGGACCCACGGCCCAGCCACGGCCCCCACCTCAGGGGACGCTGTCAGGGGACACCTGCCTCTACGACAGGAGCTTCTTCGGCAGAGAAGGACGGACGCCGGAGTACATGCACTGTGGCGTGTTTGGAGATCCACACATTAGAACTTTCACCAACGAATTCCAGACATGCGCTGTGCAGGGGGCGTGGCCTCTCATCGACAACGAATACCTGTACGTACAAGCCACCAGCTCACCTGTGA GGGGGACGCACGCGACAGTCCTCACCAAG ATCACCATCATCTTTAAGAACTGGCGTCAGTGTATTGATCAGCAGCTGTACCAGGCAGAGCTGGATAACGTCCCTGCAGCGTTTGCCGACGGCTCAGTGTGGAGCGGTGAGCGGCGGGGTCATCGCAGCCTAACAGTCAGAACTCAGAGCCCTGGTCGGCACGCCGAGATCCGAGCGGCTCACATCGGTACCCTGCTGGTGGTGCGTCAGAGCGGCCGCTCACTCGGCCTTTCGGTTCGCTCGCCACGTGGCGTCGTGGAGGCCTTTGGCCCCGAACAGGACCTGCAGCTGTGCATGTGGGGTTGCCCCATCTCACAGAGACTCAACACACTGCGGCCGCCACCGCCGGACTCCTTGACATCCGCCGCCATTGGTGCAGAGGCCCACTGCGCTGCACTGCTTCCTGCCCGAGACGTCTACTACCAGGCCTGCGTGTTTGACCTGATCACCAGCGGAGACCTGAACTCCAGCACAGCCGCCATCAGCGCATTACAAGACGCCCGCAACATGATCTCTGACAGGGAGGGAGTTCACCTGTTGCCGGTCGCCTCTGCAGGCCAAGCCCGACCAAAtgtcacactgctgctgctgctgctcggcaTGCTGGGAACTCTGAGCTGCATAAACTGA